A part of Rhinatrema bivittatum chromosome 16, aRhiBiv1.1, whole genome shotgun sequence genomic DNA contains:
- the LOC115077368 gene encoding olfactory receptor 6M1-like — translation MEIISDPGLGNKSRVTEFILQGFGFTVNSGLRMLSFMALLLIYLFTLTGNSLIIALVYIDSHLHTPMYFFLSNLAFMEIWLPTSIIPRMLLDTLSERKSISIPACFTQLYFYYFLGAAEFILLAVMSYDRYLAICRPLHYETIMSGRVCLWLVIICWGGSFLLITFPAIFIMQLSFCGPKIIDHFFCDTTPLMEIACSDTQTLKLVIFILASFTLLSSLFITLFSYMSIISTILRMPSTGRSRKAFSTCASHLTVVILSSGSSIFMYVIPHNNSIGLNKMVAVLNIIVTPFLSPFIYTIRNEKVKQIMKGTIDKKPRYPAWET, via the coding sequence ATGGAAATTATCTCAGACCCGGGACTTGGAAATAAAAGCAGGGTAACAGAGTTCATTTTGCAGGGATTTGGGTTTACGGTCAATTCTGGACTTCGGATGCTGTCCTTCATGGCTCTCCTCCTGATCTACTTATTCACCCTGACTGGGAACAGTCTGATCATCGCCTTGGTATACATTGATTCCCACCTTCACacacccatgtacttcttcctcagcaaCTTGGCTTTCATGGAGATCTGGCTGCCCACCTCCATCATCCCCAGGATGCTGCTAGACACCTTGTCAGAGAGGAAATCCAtttccattcctgcttgtttTACACAACTCTATTTTTATTACTTCCTGGGAGCAGCAGAATTTATTCTCCTGGCAGTCATGTCCTATGATCGCTATCTGGCGATCTGCCGTCCGCTGCACTATGAGACCATCATGAGCGGTAGAGTTTGCCTATGGCTTGTCATCATCTGTTGGGGTGGATCTTTCCTGCTGATTACATTTCCTGCCATTTTTATCATGCAGCTATCATTCTGTGGTCCTAAAATCATTgatcatttcttctgtgacacAACGCCATTGATGGAGATTGCTTGTTCTGATACCCAAACCCTTAAATTGGTTATTTTTATCCTTGCCTCATTTACATTGTTAAGTTCTTTGTTTATTACTCTGTTTTCCTATATGAGTATCATCTCCACAATCCTGCGTATGCCATCCACTGGGAGGAGCCggaaggccttctccacctgtgcCTCCCATCTCACTGTTGTTATATTGAGCTCTGGAAGTAGCATTTTCATGTATGTGATACCCCACAATAACTCAATAGGCCTAAACAAAATGGTGGCAGTGTTAAACATCATTGTAACCCCCTTCCTAAGTCCCTTCATCTATACTATAAGAAATGAGAAAGTTAAACAGATCATGAAAGGCACAATTGATAAGAAACCGAGGTACCCTGCTTGGGAGACTTGA